Genomic segment of Pseudomonas sp. CCI4.2:
TGGCGAGGACCGGGCCATGACCTCGGGGCGTCTGGCAATGCCCCAAGCACTCATCGAGGCGGCGGGCGGACGCAACGTCCTCGACGACATCGACGCCAGTTGGACGCGGGTCAACTGGGAGAGCGTGGTAGAGCGCAATCCTGAAGTCATCGTTATCGTCGATTACGGCGACGTCACCGCCGAACAGAAAGAACGTTTCCTGCTAAACAACCCTGCGCTGCAATCCATCGACGCGATCCGCAACAAACGCTTTATCGTGATCCCGTACGTCGCAGCTACGCCGGGGATCGACAATATTGAGGCGGTTGAAACCTTGGCCGCAGGCTTTCATGGCAAGCCGCTGTGAACCGAGAGCACTCCTATAACCTGCTGATGCTGGGCCTGAGCGCCGTGCTGTTGGCCTCCTGCGTGTTGTCGCTGGGATTTGGTGCGGCACCCGTGCCGGCGCAGATTGTCTGGCAAATCCTCCTGCACAAGCTGTTCGGTTTGGGCCCCGAGATACCGAGTTGGAGTGCGGGCCAAGAGCACATCGTTTGGCTGATTCGGGTGCCGAGAATGTTACTCGGCGCAGTGGTCGGCGCGGGGTTGGCGTTGACCGGCGCGGTGCTGCAAGCGGTGACCCGCAATCCGCTGGCCGACCCGCATTTATTGGGTGTGACGTCAGGCGCGACACTGGGCGCGGTGATTGTGGTGTTGCATGTCGGCGAGGTCATCGGCCTGATGACCTTGCCCCTCGCAGCGTTCATTGGTGCGTTGTGCAGCATGGTGATGGTCCTCGCCATCGCCAACCGCCACGGCCGTCTCGACAGTGACCGCCTGCTGTTATGCGGCATCGCCGTCTCGTTCGTAATGATGGCATTGGCCAATTTGCTGTTGTTTATGGGCGACCATCGCGCCAGTTCGGCGGTGATGTTCTGGATGCTGGGCGGTTTGGGTCTGGCGCGCTGGCAACTGCTTGGCATTCCGGCGCTGAGCGTGCTGATCGGGCTGGGCTTGTTGTTGAGCATGGCCAGGGCGCTGAACGCTTTGATGGCAGGCGAACAAACCGCTGTCACGTTGGGGCTGAACGCACGCAACGTGCGAATAAAAGTCTTTTTGATTGCATCACTGATGACAGGCGTCATGGTCTCAATCAGCGGCTCAATTGGGTTCGTCGGCCTGATGGTGCCGCACGTAGCCCGCCGTCTGGTGGGCGCCGAGCACCGTCGGCTGCTTCCAGCCTGCGTGTTGATGGGCAGCATTTTCCTGGTCTGGGTCGATGTTGCCGCACGCACGTTGATTGCGCCGGAAGACCTGCCCATCGGCGTTGCCACCGCGGCCATCGGTGGTTTGTTTTTTATTGGGCTCATGCGCAAGCGCTAAGTCTTCGGACCGATCCTACCTTCGAAACTCAAAAATCGACCAGCTGAATATCCATCGACCGACAGACACGGGCTATTAGCAGTGACTTCATGGCTGGGTGCCCTCGCGTAATTGCAACGAGGGCATTTCCATTTTAATCACCATGAAAAACGACCATGACCATTCAATTAACACCTGCAGTCGCAGCTGGGTTAGCCCCGAAAATCCCAACGACAAAACTACCCACGGTATTTCCGCCTAGTTTCCTCGATACGGTTGAGCTTGAATTTCATAAAATGCTCGACCGCGACCATCCCACTTTGAACATCAACTTTAATACTACTTGGCTGAGTCTGTTCGAGTACAAGGCGCGCAAGATACCGCCGTTCACTAACTTCCCGACGCGACGCCCAACGCTGCCGACTCAATGGATTCGCAAAGTTACCCAGTCCCTGAGCTTGCGCGACAGCCTGATCGATTTTTTCCTGGGATCGCTGGTGCTGAAAGAAGACAGTGCGGGATTGTTTGTTGCCGCGAATTCGGTAGCTCCAGCACATGAAGTAACCGCATTGAACTTTCAGCAACTTCACGCCCTCTACGCGGAACTTGCCACGACGCTGGCTGACGCCTACGACCAAAGCCTGCTGAGTTATTGGGGGGTCATCGAGAGCGCGGGTAAAACCCGTACGTCACTATTCATGGACGAACGCGCACGGGCATTGCGAATGTTAGCCCAAGCAGGCATGGATCAAAAAAACCTCACCGCTCAGCAGGGTTCCATGCTCGATGAGATGCTTCAGTACAGCCAAACATACAGTCCAGCGGCTATAAAACAACATGGCGTTTTTAGCTTGGCCTTAGCCGGCGATGACTACCCTCAGCTTAACTTCGCAGGTGTGTTCGTCATCAGCCACGCCTGCACGCCCTCCGCCTCGCTAACTGAAACGGTGCAATCGGGGCCGGTGTTGCTCTACTCACCGAATAATGGCCTGGAGGGATTTGATTCGTTTCTGTTGTTGGCTGAATCGTTATCGAAACGCATGGCAGATCCGGTGCAACGAAAATGGTTTCTGGAAAATGCACCTCTTGAGTCGGCCGCTGCTGTAGCGTCGACCAACCAAACAAACACTAC
This window contains:
- a CDS encoding iron ABC transporter permease codes for the protein MLGLSAVLLASCVLSLGFGAAPVPAQIVWQILLHKLFGLGPEIPSWSAGQEHIVWLIRVPRMLLGAVVGAGLALTGAVLQAVTRNPLADPHLLGVTSGATLGAVIVVLHVGEVIGLMTLPLAAFIGALCSMVMVLAIANRHGRLDSDRLLLCGIAVSFVMMALANLLLFMGDHRASSAVMFWMLGGLGLARWQLLGIPALSVLIGLGLLLSMARALNALMAGEQTAVTLGLNARNVRIKVFLIASLMTGVMVSISGSIGFVGLMVPHVARRLVGAEHRRLLPACVLMGSIFLVWVDVAARTLIAPEDLPIGVATAAIGGLFFIGLMRKR